In one window of Tubulanus polymorphus chromosome 3, tnTubPoly1.2, whole genome shotgun sequence DNA:
- the LOC141902147 gene encoding uncharacterized protein LOC141902147 — protein MRFRQGRFAFMADIENMFHQVRVPSRDRDAMRFLRWQDGDLAIEPVPYRMNVHIFGAISSPCVCNYALKKTAEDNKDDFDTTTFDTVRKDFYVDDCLKSLDDEHDTIRTAKNVKTLLRKGRFNLTKFASNSRALLEAIPPEERAASLRELGSNDLPSERALGCLWDMENDVFTFKVKLKPRPLTRRGLLSVTRSIYDPLGFVAPIMLPGKIIGQELCKLGLNWDDPIPLVYVDKWNAWLEDISLLEEIKIPRCLFPPGFGRVVNTQLHHFSDASEVGYGTVSYMRVENELGEIHTALMTCKS, from the coding sequence ATGCGTTTCCGTCAAGGCCGATTTGCATTTATGGCTGacattgaaaatatgtttcaccAAGTCAGAGTGCCGAGCAGGGATCGTGACGCCATGAGGTTCTTGCGGTGGCAAGATGGAGACCTGGCTATTGAACCCGTCCCGTATCGCATGAACGTGCATATTTTCGGTGCGATCTCTTCTCCATGTGTATGTAATTACGCGTTAAAAAAAACGGCCGAAGACAATAAAGATGATTTTGACACGACAACGTTTGATACCGTGAGGAAAGACTTCTACGTCGACGATTGCTTGAAATCATTAGACGATGAACACGACACAATAAGAACTGCGAAAAACGTAAAGACTCTATTACGAAAGGGCAGGTTTAATCTCACGAAATTTGCGTCGAATTCCAGAGCGTTACTTGAGGCTATTCCACCCGAGGAGAGAGCAGCTAGTCTCAGAGAGCTAGGCTCAAATGATCTGCCCAGCGAGCGAGCGCTTGGATGTTTATGGGATATGGAGAATGATGTTTTCACGTTTAAAGTCAAACTGAAACCTCGCCCGTTAACTCGCCGCGGTCTGCTGTCGGTGACTCGCTCGATATACGATCCTCTTGGTTTCGTGGCGCCGATAATGCTTCCCGGAAAGATTATTGGCCAAGAGCTGTGTAAGCTAGGGCTCAATTGGGATGACCCTATCCCACTCGTCTATGTAGATAAATGGAACGCGTGGTTGGAGGATATTTCGTTGCTCGAGGAAATAAAGATACCGCGTTGTTTATTTCCGCCTGGTTTCGGTCGTGTAGTGAATACACAACttcatcatttttccgatgcgTCCGAAGTTGGTTACGGCACGGTGTCCTATATGAGGGTCGAAAATGAACTCGGCGAAATACACACTGCGCTCATGACTTGTAAATCGTGA